In Carettochelys insculpta isolate YL-2023 chromosome 3, ASM3395843v1, whole genome shotgun sequence, the genomic stretch ttagcattcctattttaaaagaggcatgcaaatgagggaaattgaaaatgcaaatgaggtgcaaatttacatatctggcacttcatttgcatattcttctttcagaagaacatcttttgaaagaagaaaagcagtattagaggtggctcttttgaaagtaatacCTATcatcgaaagaacccttcttcctaaaaaaataggaagaagggttctttcaaagatggggtttacttttgaaagagtagcatctacactgcttttctcctttcagaagaagctctttcaaatgaaaaatatgcaaatgaggtgtcagatacgtaaatctgtgcCCCATTTGTATTTTCGTTTTCctccatttgcatgcctcttttgtagtgtagatgtagcctcttttgttattgtagacatagcctaggaggtGTAACTATACATCCAGACAATCTTTTGCAATATTGATGCCATTATTAGCAATGATGCGCagcctatatttttaaaaaagggcatgCTTCAGCGGCAGGGTGTTCGGGACTAGAGAATCAGTTTGTTTCCTTTCCCATTTAGAGAAAAACTTTCCTAACTATAAGGAAGAAGGCAACAAACTACTTTGCCAACAAGCTTTGCTCTTTCTGAAAATAATTAGATACTTCTattggccaaaattttcaaaaaggaTTAGTGATCTGGGGAGACCTAGTTTTAGGGTGTCCAATTTGAGGCACTATAAAAagtcctgatttttaaaaaaagttctgaactctttcccctctccccaactttgaaaatcaggctcttttaaGACATCTCAAGTTGGGCACTCCAAAGTCACTAGTCTGtgttgaaaatcttggcctagaATTCTATGTATCAGTTCTATGGAAGTAAGGACAAGAGTAAACTGACAGCCTATGCCCTGGGTTTGATGGGACTGTACTACTCCatgattgtctttttttttcttgtctgtttCTAGCTCTGCTACTCTCCCATCAATGATCAAGTGCATTGAAGAAAACAATGGAGTAGACAAGAGGATCAGTAGGTTCATCCTTCCTATTGGGGCCACTGTAAACATGGATGGAGCTGCTATATTCCAGTGCGTGGCTGCGGTGTTTATTGCTCAGCTGAACAACGTTGACCTCAATGCTAGACAGATCTTTACTATTCTGTAAGTTGTTTTTGATTCAGATtgcatcccccacctcccagatGCCATGCGAAGCCTGGGATCTCTCTGGTTTCAAACACAAAGCATTTTTAATACTTCACAGCTCAGATGACAGATCTATGGTTGCCAGTTTTGGTAGGACAGATTCCTGGAGATGGCGTAATCTTTAATTCCTGCAGACTCCATCTCAATCCAGTGCGAACCAGACCTCTCAACTGCTGCCTGTAAATGGCAGTGGAATGTATTTACCAACAAAACAACAGACTCTTTCGAGCTTTATGAACCTCATTTTGACGTGTATTGGAGTTTAGGGAGGTTTTATAGGTTTGGAGATTAAAGGCTGGGTCTGATTCTTAAATAGGCACTATGCGTCTCAGAAATGCCACTCATGTAGAGCTCCTCTCCCCTTCTCAAGCTGCCCTTTCTCCATCCCCTGGACATCAAGCTGCATAATTCCATGGCCTCTCCTGTCCCCTTACCTTCGGTGTCTGCCCTATTCAGAGAGCTTTCCCTGACCCCAAGCGATCCCTGTTCCTACTGTTTGCTTCCTGCTGTCGCTCTGTTGCTTGCGTGTTATTCATTTGGATCGTGTATGCCCCGCTGGGCAGGAACAGGTCTCCAGCACACTTGGATTGTTGTTATCATTTTTCACGTGCATGGCAGAAACACGCCATGATGCATGTTGCTCATCTGAAAATAAACTGGAAGTGTTAGCAGCAGAGTCATTACTTGGCCAGCTAGTTTTGACGCTTGCCAAATAATGGCACTCAGAACCCAACAATATTGATGTCCATGACTGGACATCAGCAGAATTCATGGCCCAGTGCGGAAGAATTTGAGGCCCATTCTTTTTGCTTTGGTTAAAATTGCCACTGTAGGCAAATCTGCACTGGGCGCAATACTGAAACTGCACTAACTCCTGTTTGGAAACATTCTCAGGGTGACTGCCACTGCAGCCAGCGTTGGAGCAGCTGGCGTCCCAGCCGGAGGAGTTCTGACCATTGCTATTATCTTAGAGGCCATTGGCCTTCCTACCAACGATCTGTCCTTGATATTAGCAGTGGACTGGATTGTGTAAGTACTGTGTAAGATATCTATTATTGGCTGCTGCGTATGCGGTTGGAAAAGTAAATATTCCCTTGTGATAGTGGCATGGggcgggtggggagagaggacaaaAGAAGtctagaaaatgaaaaaaatcacaaaggtATACATGGAGTTTATACTCATTCGTCTCCGCACACCTCCAGAAAGGGAAGAGAATAACATCATTCAATTTCAGTTACTTGAAAACTATGGGACAGACCCTAAAGTGCTcacttaggctaagtctacactaggcaaagtaatttgactgcagatatgcaattctatctACAGCAATTGCGAAGGTAGAATCAGTGTATTTGGCTTACTTGGCTTTACCTACTGAAGAAGgtcgaagggagagtttctcttgccgacctccttactccttgcatctcacaaggagtacaggggccaACAGTGACCCTGAGAGGTCGATTCTTGGGCATGCGAAGTCGaacctggaagatcagccctgcgCAGTTCGATCTACGAGGTTAGTGTAGACTTAACCTTAGCTTTAAGTTTATCGTTTCTGAGATAAAACTTCCATCAGGTACAGTTCCCTTAAGAGGAATTTAGAGCTGTACAAGAGGGCACTGCTAGAattagaagaaaaagaagcaatgagcggtcctgtggcaccttacagactaacagaaatgtacgagcataagctttcgtgggcaaagacccacttcgtcagatgcatctgacgaagtgggtctttgcccatgaaagcttatgctcgtacatttctgttagtctgtaaggtgccacaggaccgctcgttgcttttgcaaatccagactaacacggctacctctctgataagaaaAAGAAGCAGGCTGAATAATGGAGGAAAGCTTCCTGAGCATTGGATCCAGTATGTGGTACAATGGGATAAAGAAGTACACAGCCTTTTACGTCAAATATTTAAAACGCAATTAGAAAAAGGACTGGGGAGTGTAGTATTAGGAACAATCCCCCATAGGCAGAGGAGTGGGCTCAGGACAAGCCATGAGCATAAGACAGGGCTCATACTGGTGCAGGAAGCTGGTGTTGGTGCAGGAGTTTGTGTTCATCGTGAGTTTGGTTAGCTGGTTTTGTGCCCCGCCTGGCTTTGTTGCTGGAAAGAGCTCACATTCTGACATTCCTACCAAGACAAACCTCCCGTCAGAAACCTAGGGAGATTAACCCACAGCTAAATAGATCCAAGTGTGAAGAATTTTCTCCTGCTCTTCACACTAGCTTTCTTCTTACTCCTAGGTTTAGCCCCTTGTACCACCCTGAATAACTCCTCTCCTGGGGGAGGTGAGGTTAAATGGCCTTGGGCCATTTGGATAGTCCAGTTGAGTGACAAGGGGTGAATATGTGAGAGGCATAAATAGCTCTGTCACTTTAACTGAGCTCTCCGAAATGGGTTTCTTAGCCTTCACTTGCTTCTCCAGCAGTCTCTTGCGCCTTCCAGCCATTCCTGTCAGCCTGTGAATCCCTTACCAGCTGGTACACGTGCCACGTGCCACCCTCCCACTCTTACAGCCTGCACCTATGGCTGGAAAATTCATCAGTCAATCTCAGTAACCCAGAAAGCCTAATACAAAAGCACTTTAGCACCAACATTGCAGAGATAGTGAAATAATGGGCTTGTTGTGTGTTGACCTAGTCTGTGGTCAAGACCATTGGCCGGAGAAGGCAACTCAGGCCAATCCTTGTGCCAGGTTATTATTACTAGATGCACAAGGCAGgggaaaagagcaacaaacagTTTCCTTCCTATTTCACCCCGCCCACACACTGTTCACACTGTGCagggccagccacagccacagttCTGCTTCTAGAGACACTGGCCTTGTCACTGAGGGCACCAGCCACCTGAAAAGGGGTGTAGGAGGATGCAAAGCAGTGGCTGtagccccctccctcacagccagagaGGGGAGCACATGACATCCCTTCCTCCTGGATGTGACAGTGCCTgcaccataagaatggccatactgggtcagaccaaaggtccatccagcccagtagcctgtccgccaacattggccagtgccaggtgccccagagggcgtggaccaaagacaatgatcaagcgatttgtctcctgccatctatctccagcctctgacaatcagaagctagggacaccattcctacccttggccttttgtggacctaacctccatgaatttatctagccctttcttaaattctgttatagtactagccttcacagtctcctctggcaaggagttccacaggttaactatgtgctgagtgaagaagaactttcttttattagtgttaaacctgctgcccattaatttcatttggtgtcctctacttcttgtattatgggcacaagtaaataacttctccttattcaccctctccacacctgtcataattttatatacttctatcatctCCCGCTTCAGTCACCATCCTCTGTGAACCAGGAGGCTGCAGGAGTCACGGTGCACTATGCTTCCTCACACTAGGGCCAGACGGCTCTGAACCCACTCTTCATCGAACCGTACTCTATTTTGCAAGCCTCCTCCGTGCACTCACCTGCCCTTCAAAGTACACAGCAGTGCAGTGGAGTCAGTACTGTGCAGAAATCCGCCTCGTTGTTGCATCTCATCTGGTTATGATgacaggctggggcgggggaagtAACCTGGTGGCTTATTTTATTGTAAAGCCTGGAAGAAGCAAATAATACCAACTCATGCGTTCAGCAAAGAGGGGAATTAGGCCAAGAGCAGGCTGAGTGAGATCCCAAAGCGTGAAGAAAAGAAATGTGCCCATTCTTACCAGATGGTCGTTATTTTaatcctctctccctctccagcgCAACAACACGAATCAGGGTGGATCGATTTAAATTGCAATTTAAATCATCAAGGAAGATAATTGATGTAAGTCATATTACTTGTGAAAGCACACTTACATTAAAAGGCACAGAAAGCGTTTGGAAGAacaatgcattgcaaagtgaattatttaagttactaattAGTTGATCCATTCAGCCACATCCACATCTTCaaccacatcattttctcccagtaagcagttttccttacgAAGTTTCGTTCTTGCATTCGGGCCCTGCATCATCTTCTTGCACtacttacacttgacacattttccttttttgttcaGGGAACGGATTTCTTCAAAACATTCTGTTAGGGTCTCCCTTATACCCAGAAACCATAGTGGTTTTCCTGTGGCAAAACTGTGTAGGAACAGAGGAAGCTGTTTGTGTGCGCAGTAATGCCTTTCCGTTTTCTTTCCAGTCAACTCTTTTCTGTGTTGCATCCATCCTATCCTATatattctctctctgtctttaagataCTGTTGAACCAAcacctctgctgtgcttggcctaGGTCCACCGCTGCATGAGCACAGAACAAATCAGCCCTgcccagcttgtgtctttctttgcataaGTACTTTTTTAAATGTGCTGAGAGACAGAAACTTAAAGCActgaactttcaagaagcaagagctagtagttcaGCTGGAGTGTCTAGAgccattcatttatttttatgagattcagggtatgtctacacagcagctttagttcaaaataagctattccaaaatagcttattttgaaataacgctgttacacacaacatgcattttgaaatagcacttagctatttcagaatacaatgTCTATACACAATCGGGCCTGTTTCGAAGTAAAGCCATAGGACAAGCtgtggcctattttgaaataggctctgttacttgtagaatgaggtttatcaatttcagAATAAGCCGACCACTATTTTACAGTTATTTtcaaatagtggttgcattgtgtagacactagggtagttatttcaaaataagacacgttatgttgaaataaaacaactttgctctgtagacctATCCCCTTAGTGTATGTGTAGTGTGCTTGTGATAAAATTTAtttataacttatttttaaatgagaaatttagtattttgttgattttaaaaatcagatttaaataaaaaatggatttttattttttaatatctttGATTTCTATCCACCAGTATCTATCTATGTCTTTACCGGTCTGAATATGACCGGCAAATCTCCTTCCATGAAACTGTAGCTGTCACGTTAGCTTGCATTGCATGTCTGCAGGATGCGGCAGGATGTCAAAACTCAGAAGCACGAGCGATGGGTGAATCTTTGTGTCTGGTTTCATAGTCACCTGTACATCCCAGGTTGGAAAAGCTGTAGGACAGAGGCACAGTGGGGGACAAGGAAGGGCAGGAAGAAATCCAGTATATACCCTATGACAGGGCCCCACGTGTGCTCACTGAGCTTTTGGGCAATGGGGGTCGTCCCTCCTTCATATATCGTACAGGCATCCGTTTACACAGAGCCCCATTCGTCCCTATCTGCACCGGCAGCCTGTCCCACCTCAGTGATGGCAGACTAACGGGGTCATGAGCGGCCAGAGGTGCCGGAGATTCAAGTTCAGGAATGGATTCAGGGCTCTCTGTTCCCGTGCTGGTGGAGACCAttgtggagggagggaagaggaagcCTTGGGATGGGGGAGAAAACAGATGTCTCGGGGTGGTCCGTCTATCTAGAGGCCAAGTGTTTGACAGGACTCTGAAGTGGGAGTGTGGAGATGGAGTCCTGCCGACACAACCTTTTGGTGCTCCCCCTAAAACACTGTGCATTTCTATAATACCAAAACTGTGACGATACCTAGAGGATGTCTAGTGCTCCTGTCAGTGCAACACGAGCCATGAGGGATCCCTTCTGTCTCCTCTGGCCAGGGATGAGTTTGGCCCCACATACAAAATGGTATCTCTGTAAGTTAAACGGCTGCCGATGTGCTTTTGCCATTGACCAGGGACCGAACCACCACTGTCGTGAATGTTGAAGGAGACGCCCTTGGAGCGGGGATTCTTCATTATCTCAATCAAAAAGAAACAAAGGCGAAAGAGCAGGAGCTAAATGAAGTCAACACAGAAGCGATTCCCAATTGCAAATCTGAAGAGGAAACGTCACCTCTGGTAACACACAGGAAccaagcccctgcctcagccagcgCGACGGAGCCAGAGTCAAGAGAATCAGTCCTGTGAACTCGGGGCTAGCGGGGGGCGTTGCTGACTTGTTAACGTGCTGTGTGGGACTGGCTGTGCGCTCTCCTTGTGAGTTTCAAAG encodes the following:
- the SLC1A4 gene encoding neutral amino acid transporter A isoform X2, yielding MNILGLVVFALVLGVALKKLGPEGEDLIRFFNSFNEATMILVSWIMWYVPIGITFLVGSKIVEMEDIVLLVTSLGKYIFASILGHIIHGGIILPLVYFAFTRKNPFSFLLGLITPFATAFATCSSSATLPSMIKCIEENNGVDKRISRFILPIGATVNMDGAAIFQCVAAVFIAQLNNVDLNARQIFTILVTATAASVGAAGVPAGGVLTIAIILEAIGLPTNDLSLILAVDWIVDRTTTVVNVEGDALGAGILHYLNQKETKAKEQELNEVNTEAIPNCKSEEETSPLVTHRNQAPASASATEPESRESVL